One segment of Manihot esculenta cultivar AM560-2 chromosome 4, M.esculenta_v8, whole genome shotgun sequence DNA contains the following:
- the LOC110613802 gene encoding G-patch domain-containing protein C1486.03 isoform X2: protein MVSLRAGVMGDELLGSKCTTCTTAINSSNIGFQLLKKHGWKEGTGLGVSEQGRLEPVQAYFKNNKRGLGADKVKKRTPKPLESSISKDQNEKEHSPSKMSKTLSKKQRKMQQLEKHLQEKEFERAFFREFWPDNV from the exons ATGGTGTCTCTTCGAGCAG GAGTCATGGGTGACGAATTACTGGGTTCAAAGTGCACTACATGTACCACAGCCATCAATTCCTCCAATATAGGTTTTCAG CTCCTAAAGAAGCATGGTTGGAAAGAAGGTACTGGTCTTGGAGTTTCTGAGCAG GGGAGATTGGAGCCAGTACAAGcatatttcaaaaataataaacgAGGCCTAGGAGCAGATAAAGTGAAGAAGAGGACTCCTAAGCCTCTTGAATCTTCTATCTCCAAGGATCAAAATGAGAAG GAACATTCGCCTTCAAAAATGTCCAAGACACTCTCTAAAAAACAAAGGAAGATGCAACAGTTAGAAAAACATTTACAAGAGAAGGAGTTTGAGCGGGCCTTTTTTCGAGAGTTCTGGCCGGATAATGTTTGA
- the LOC110613802 gene encoding G-patch domain-containing protein C1486.03 isoform X3, with product MGDELLGSKCTTCTTAINSSNIGFQLLKKHGWKEGTGLGVSEQGRLEPVQAYFKNNKRGLGADKVKKRTPKPLESSISKDQNEKFQEHSPSKMSKTLSKKQRKMQQLEKHLQEKEFERAFFREFWPDNV from the exons ATGGGTGACGAATTACTGGGTTCAAAGTGCACTACATGTACCACAGCCATCAATTCCTCCAATATAGGTTTTCAG CTCCTAAAGAAGCATGGTTGGAAAGAAGGTACTGGTCTTGGAGTTTCTGAGCAG GGGAGATTGGAGCCAGTACAAGcatatttcaaaaataataaacgAGGCCTAGGAGCAGATAAAGTGAAGAAGAGGACTCCTAAGCCTCTTGAATCTTCTATCTCCAAGGATCAAAATGAGAAG TTTCAGGAACATTCGCCTTCAAAAATGTCCAAGACACTCTCTAAAAAACAAAGGAAGATGCAACAGTTAGAAAAACATTTACAAGAGAAGGAGTTTGAGCGGGCCTTTTTTCGAGAGTTCTGGCCGGATAATGTTTGA
- the LOC110613802 gene encoding protein pxr1 isoform X1, translating into MVSLRAGVMGDELLGSKCTTCTTAINSSNIGFQLLKKHGWKEGTGLGVSEQGRLEPVQAYFKNNKRGLGADKVKKRTPKPLESSISKDQNEKFQEHSPSKMSKTLSKKQRKMQQLEKHLQEKEFERAFFREFWPDNV; encoded by the exons ATGGTGTCTCTTCGAGCAG GAGTCATGGGTGACGAATTACTGGGTTCAAAGTGCACTACATGTACCACAGCCATCAATTCCTCCAATATAGGTTTTCAG CTCCTAAAGAAGCATGGTTGGAAAGAAGGTACTGGTCTTGGAGTTTCTGAGCAG GGGAGATTGGAGCCAGTACAAGcatatttcaaaaataataaacgAGGCCTAGGAGCAGATAAAGTGAAGAAGAGGACTCCTAAGCCTCTTGAATCTTCTATCTCCAAGGATCAAAATGAGAAG TTTCAGGAACATTCGCCTTCAAAAATGTCCAAGACACTCTCTAAAAAACAAAGGAAGATGCAACAGTTAGAAAAACATTTACAAGAGAAGGAGTTTGAGCGGGCCTTTTTTCGAGAGTTCTGGCCGGATAATGTTTGA
- the LOC110613802 gene encoding G-patch domain-containing protein C1486.03 isoform X4, which yields MGDELLGSKCTTCTTAINSSNIGFQLLKKHGWKEGTGLGVSEQGRLEPVQAYFKNNKRGLGADKVKKRTPKPLESSISKDQNEKEHSPSKMSKTLSKKQRKMQQLEKHLQEKEFERAFFREFWPDNV from the exons ATGGGTGACGAATTACTGGGTTCAAAGTGCACTACATGTACCACAGCCATCAATTCCTCCAATATAGGTTTTCAG CTCCTAAAGAAGCATGGTTGGAAAGAAGGTACTGGTCTTGGAGTTTCTGAGCAG GGGAGATTGGAGCCAGTACAAGcatatttcaaaaataataaacgAGGCCTAGGAGCAGATAAAGTGAAGAAGAGGACTCCTAAGCCTCTTGAATCTTCTATCTCCAAGGATCAAAATGAGAAG GAACATTCGCCTTCAAAAATGTCCAAGACACTCTCTAAAAAACAAAGGAAGATGCAACAGTTAGAAAAACATTTACAAGAGAAGGAGTTTGAGCGGGCCTTTTTTCGAGAGTTCTGGCCGGATAATGTTTGA
- the LOC110613801 gene encoding phytochrome-associated serine/threonine-protein phosphatase isoform X1 produces the protein MDLDQWIAKVKEGQHLLEDELQLLCEYVKEILIEESNVQPVNSPVTVCGDIHGQFHDLMKLFQTGGHVPETNYIFMGDFVDRGFNSLEVFTILLLLKARYPANITLLRGNHESRQLTQVYGFYDECQRKYGNANAWRYCTDVFDYLTLSAIIDGTVLCVHGGLSPDIRTIDQIRVIERNCEIPHEGPFCDLMWSDPEDIETWAVSPRGAGWLFGARVTSEFNHINNLDLVCRAHQLVQEGLKYMFQDKGLVTVWSAPNYCYRCGNVASILSFNENMEREVKFFTQTEENNQMRGPRTGVPYFL, from the exons ATGGATTTGGATCAGTGGATAGCCAAGGTGAAGGAAGGGCAGCATCTATTGGAGGACGAGCTTCAACTTCTCTGCGAATAT GTAAAAGAGATCCTCATTGAGGAGTCCAATGTACAGCCTGTTAACAGTCCTGTCACTGTTTGTGGTGATATTCATGGCCAGTTCCATGATCTAATGAAACTTTTCCAGACTGGAGGTCACGTTCCTGAgacaaattatatttttatg GGAGATTTTGTTGATCGAGGTTTCAATAGTCTTGAAGTTTTCACTATTCTTTTGCTTCTTAAAGCAAG ATATCCAGCTAATATCACACTTTTGCGAGGAAATCATGAAAGCCGACAACTAACTCAG GTTTATGGCTTCTATGATGAATGCCAGAGGAAGTATGGTAATGCCAATGCATGGCGATATTGTACTGATGTTTTTGATTATCTAACACTCTCAGCAATTATAGATGGCACA GTGCTTTGTGTCCATGGTGGCCTTTCTCCCGACATCCGGACAATAGATCAG ATAAGAGTGATTGAACGCAATTGTGAAATTCCACATGAAGGGCCATTTTGTGATCTAATGTGGAGTGATCCTGAAGATATTGAAACATGGGCAGTTAGTCCCAGAGGAGCAGGTTGGCTATTTGGAGCCAGAGTTACTTCTGAG TTCAATCACATTAACAATCTTGATCTGGTTTGTCGAGCACACCAACTGGTACAAGAAGGTCTAAAGTACATGTTTCAAGATAAAGGCTTAGTAACT GTCTGGTCTGCACCAAATTACTGTTATCGTTGTGGTAATGTTGCTTCTATATTGAGCTTCAACGAGAACATG GAGAGAGAAGTGAAATTTTTCACCCAAACTGAGGAGAACAACCAGATGAGAGGACCCAGGACAGGAGTTCCTTATTTCTTGTGA
- the LOC110613801 gene encoding phytochrome-associated serine/threonine-protein phosphatase isoform X2: MKLFQTGGHVPETNYIFMGDFVDRGFNSLEVFTILLLLKARYPANITLLRGNHESRQLTQVYGFYDECQRKYGNANAWRYCTDVFDYLTLSAIIDGTVLCVHGGLSPDIRTIDQIRVIERNCEIPHEGPFCDLMWSDPEDIETWAVSPRGAGWLFGARVTSEFNHINNLDLVCRAHQLVQEGLKYMFQDKGLVTVWSAPNYCYRCGNVASILSFNENMEREVKFFTQTEENNQMRGPRTGVPYFL; encoded by the exons ATGAAACTTTTCCAGACTGGAGGTCACGTTCCTGAgacaaattatatttttatg GGAGATTTTGTTGATCGAGGTTTCAATAGTCTTGAAGTTTTCACTATTCTTTTGCTTCTTAAAGCAAG ATATCCAGCTAATATCACACTTTTGCGAGGAAATCATGAAAGCCGACAACTAACTCAG GTTTATGGCTTCTATGATGAATGCCAGAGGAAGTATGGTAATGCCAATGCATGGCGATATTGTACTGATGTTTTTGATTATCTAACACTCTCAGCAATTATAGATGGCACA GTGCTTTGTGTCCATGGTGGCCTTTCTCCCGACATCCGGACAATAGATCAG ATAAGAGTGATTGAACGCAATTGTGAAATTCCACATGAAGGGCCATTTTGTGATCTAATGTGGAGTGATCCTGAAGATATTGAAACATGGGCAGTTAGTCCCAGAGGAGCAGGTTGGCTATTTGGAGCCAGAGTTACTTCTGAG TTCAATCACATTAACAATCTTGATCTGGTTTGTCGAGCACACCAACTGGTACAAGAAGGTCTAAAGTACATGTTTCAAGATAAAGGCTTAGTAACT GTCTGGTCTGCACCAAATTACTGTTATCGTTGTGGTAATGTTGCTTCTATATTGAGCTTCAACGAGAACATG GAGAGAGAAGTGAAATTTTTCACCCAAACTGAGGAGAACAACCAGATGAGAGGACCCAGGACAGGAGTTCCTTATTTCTTGTGA